In Gouania willdenowi chromosome 17, fGouWil2.1, whole genome shotgun sequence, one DNA window encodes the following:
- the LOC114479291 gene encoding alpha-2,8-sialyltransferase 8F-like isoform X2, which yields MRPPIFQKAFYFLIFTFVLGFLLFNLTLDISHHQSTNAPQHVTKKVVDCKGCKEVLAKAAKYYAEPWKLQDDNHQEFTFRLSSKCNGSEEAIITQANTPLNSVISFSGESRSKADVTPALFDGFPKEHIFSSKKLDTCSVVGNGGILINSTCGKQIDSAQFVFRCNLPPVDKRFKMHVGNKTDLVTANPSIFYIKFAALNKNKTPQFLETMQAYGSSYLWLPAFSLRYNTKISIRAARVIKEFKSPIKPVFANPKYHKKLHSFWSSLGLREARLSTGFMIVSLALEVCKRVDLYGFWPFEIHPERFNLLTNHYYDNVPAKKAFHAMPSEFERLLQLHSKGVLRIHLGDCQPDF from the exons ATCTACAAATGCTCCTCAACACGTTACTAAGAAAGTTGTTGACTGTAAAGGCTGCAA AGAAGTCCTTGCAAAAGCAGCAAAATACTATGCTGAACCCTGGAAGTTACAGGATGACAATCATCAAGAATTTAC ATTTCGTCTTAGCAGCAAGTGTAATGGATCTGAAGAAGCCATCATTACCCAGGCCAACACTCCTCTCAACTCTGTGATTTCTTTCAGTGGGGAATCTAGGAGCAAAGCTGATGTGACTCCAGCTCTTTTTGATGGATTTCCAAAG GAACACATTTTCTCCTCTAAGAAGCTGGACACTTGCTCTGTGGTGGGAAACGGTGGAATCCTGATCAACAGCACATGTGGGAAACAGATTGATTCTGCTCAGTTTGTGTTTAG GTGTAACCTACCTCCAGTGGACAAGAGATTTAAAATGCATGTTGGCAACAAGACTGACCTCGTGACAGCAAACCCGAGCATCTTTTATATAAA GTTTGCTgctctaaataaaaataaaacaccccAATTCCTGGAGACTATGCAAGCCTACGGTAGCTCCTATTTGTGGTTACCTGCTTTCTCTTTACGCTACAACACTAAGATTAGTATACGAGCTGCCAGGGTCATCAAAGAATTTAAAAGCCCTATAAAACCAGTCTTCGCAAAcccaaaatatcacaaaaaactGCACTCGTTCTGGAGTTCTCTTGGCCTCAGGGAAGCCCGGCTCAGCACTGGATTCATGATCGTTAGCCTGGCTTTAGAAGTCTGTAAGAGAGTGGATCTTTATGGATTTTGGCCATTTGAGATTCACCCAGAGAGGTTCAATCTTTTGACTAACCACTACTATGATAATGTACCAGCAAAAAAGGCATTTCACGCTATGCCGTCTGAGTTTGAGCGCCTGCTGCAGCTCCACAGTAAGGGAGTGCTTAGGATTCACCTGGGAGACTGTCAGCctgatttttga